One region of Termitidicoccus mucosus genomic DNA includes:
- a CDS encoding HesB/IscA family protein produces the protein MITLSERAAGQIQSMRAEAPDSGTCLRLFVETGGCSGSQYGMSFDEAKPGDARFESEGVSIVLDAASLAKLDGTQIDFDDGLQGRGFEIRNPNAKNTCGCGKSFN, from the coding sequence ATGATTACGTTAAGCGAGAGAGCCGCCGGCCAGATCCAGTCGATGCGGGCGGAGGCTCCGGACTCCGGAACCTGTTTGCGGCTGTTTGTGGAAACGGGCGGATGCTCGGGTTCGCAATATGGGATGTCGTTCGACGAGGCGAAGCCGGGCGACGCGCGTTTCGAAAGCGAAGGCGTGTCGATCGTGCTCGATGCGGCGAGTCTCGCCAAGCTGGACGGCACGCAGATCGACTTCGACGACGGATTGCAGGGTCGGGGCTTCGAGATCAGGAATCCGAACGCCAAAAATACGTGCGGGTGCGGAAAGTCGTTCAACTAG
- a CDS encoding serine/threonine-protein kinase, with translation MATLKHISSTFCYELVRKIAEGEMGIVFEAMQCGAGNFRKAVALKIIRAEYSSIPEFQKNFIGEARLVADLIHTNIVQTYHLGADNGQYFMVMELVRGVHLENFLERHQTLGRQVPLDIAAFVISRVARGLAYAHEKRDAEGRHLNIVHRDIGPKNILIAHEGDVKLTDFGIAKALDLMYNEEGKVIAGKDEYLSPEQASYAVTDARADLFPLGIVLTEVLLGRNIFRSADRLESRRNILTMTIPRFGTLRPDIDDRLEAIIQKALQRDRDKRYQSAAQMLTDLELYLYSDGYGPTNEKLGVYLKELLDATPKFSTRPAHAAAVK, from the coding sequence GTGGCCACTCTCAAACACATCTCCAGCACGTTTTGCTACGAACTTGTCCGCAAAATCGCCGAGGGCGAAATGGGGATTGTCTTCGAGGCGATGCAGTGTGGAGCGGGCAACTTCCGCAAGGCCGTCGCCCTCAAAATCATTCGCGCTGAATACTCCTCCATCCCCGAATTTCAAAAAAACTTTATTGGCGAGGCCCGCCTCGTCGCCGACCTCATCCACACCAACATCGTCCAGACCTACCACCTCGGCGCCGACAACGGGCAATACTTCATGGTGATGGAACTCGTGCGCGGCGTGCACCTGGAAAATTTCCTCGAGCGCCACCAGACCCTCGGTCGCCAGGTCCCGCTCGACATCGCCGCCTTCGTCATTTCCCGGGTCGCCCGCGGTCTCGCCTACGCCCACGAAAAACGCGACGCCGAGGGACGCCACCTCAACATCGTCCACCGCGACATCGGTCCGAAAAACATCCTCATCGCCCACGAAGGCGACGTGAAGCTCACCGACTTCGGCATCGCGAAGGCCCTCGACCTCATGTATAACGAGGAAGGCAAGGTCATCGCCGGCAAGGACGAGTATCTCTCCCCCGAGCAGGCCAGCTACGCCGTCACCGACGCCCGGGCCGACCTCTTCCCGCTCGGCATCGTGCTCACCGAAGTGCTCCTCGGGCGGAACATCTTCCGCTCCGCCGACCGCCTCGAGTCGCGCCGCAACATCCTTACGATGACCATCCCGCGATTCGGCACGCTCCGCCCCGACATCGACGACCGCCTCGAAGCCATCATCCAGAAGGCGCTCCAGCGCGACCGCGACAAACGCTACCAGTCCGCCGCGCAGATGCTCACCGACCTCGAACTCTATCTCTACAGCGACGGCTACGGCCCGACCAACGAAAAACTCGGCGTCTATCTTAAGGAACTCCTCGACGCCACGCCCAAGTTTTCCACCCGCCCGGCCCACGCGGCGGCGGTGAAGTAA
- the rpoN gene encoding RNA polymerase factor sigma-54 — MSGPSFNQDLRQRQTQSLVLAPQLRQSLKILQVAALDLRSVIQEELQNNPALEELPMEDLNIDRAAAESAGASGSDDGDNPAPSDATDTREEMDFSKEFEILTKLDEDWRDYMANAGGNQPHTTEDAERRQHFFDSLVSETSLQEHLAGQADLADLAPGAREAMNYLIGSIDDRGFLTQTPNDIALQSQLPLDAVQQAHALLKTFEPAGIGCQSLAECLLLQLAAKGRDGSLAAAIVREHFELLARRRIPDLARKLGATMEDVQAAVGEIGALDPAPGRRFAEDSNRVVVPDVTVAKDGDEWIVTLNNDYIPRLRISNTYREMIAKGSLNKTEREYLRERIRSGKFLINSIEQRQQTIERITREILKVQRDFFEEGVSRLKPLTMTQIADAVGVHETTVSRAIANKYIKTPHGVFEFKYFFTPGYQSEGGASVSNTSVKEMINELISTEDRAKPLSDQDLVVKLQEKGINIARRTVAKYREELGLLPSNLRREYA; from the coding sequence ATGAGCGGCCCTTCCTTCAATCAAGATCTCCGCCAGCGCCAGACCCAGTCGCTCGTTCTCGCGCCGCAGCTTCGCCAGTCCCTGAAAATCCTGCAAGTCGCCGCGCTCGACCTCCGTTCCGTCATCCAGGAAGAGTTGCAAAACAATCCCGCCCTCGAGGAACTCCCGATGGAGGACCTCAATATCGACCGCGCCGCCGCGGAGTCCGCCGGCGCATCCGGCTCCGACGACGGCGACAATCCCGCTCCCTCCGACGCCACCGACACCCGCGAGGAAATGGATTTTTCCAAGGAGTTCGAAATCCTCACCAAACTCGACGAAGACTGGCGCGACTACATGGCCAACGCCGGCGGCAACCAGCCCCACACCACCGAGGATGCCGAGCGCCGCCAGCATTTCTTCGATTCGCTCGTCAGCGAAACCTCGCTCCAGGAACACCTTGCCGGGCAAGCCGATCTCGCAGACCTCGCGCCCGGGGCGCGCGAGGCCATGAACTACCTCATCGGCAGCATCGATGACCGCGGATTTCTCACCCAGACGCCCAACGACATCGCGCTCCAGTCGCAGCTCCCGCTCGATGCCGTCCAGCAGGCGCACGCGCTGCTCAAGACCTTCGAGCCCGCCGGCATCGGCTGCCAGTCGCTGGCCGAATGCCTCCTGCTCCAGCTCGCCGCCAAAGGCCGCGACGGCTCGCTTGCCGCCGCCATCGTGCGCGAGCACTTCGAGCTGCTCGCCCGCCGCCGCATCCCCGACCTCGCCCGCAAACTCGGCGCGACCATGGAGGACGTGCAGGCCGCCGTCGGTGAAATCGGCGCGCTCGATCCCGCCCCCGGACGCCGCTTCGCCGAGGACAGCAACCGCGTCGTCGTCCCCGACGTCACCGTTGCCAAGGACGGAGACGAATGGATCGTCACCCTCAACAACGACTATATCCCCCGCCTTCGCATCTCGAACACCTACCGCGAGATGATCGCCAAGGGATCGCTCAACAAAACCGAGCGCGAATACCTCCGCGAACGCATCCGCTCAGGCAAATTTCTCATCAACTCCATCGAGCAACGCCAGCAGACCATCGAGCGCATCACCCGCGAGATACTGAAGGTGCAGCGTGATTTTTTCGAGGAAGGCGTCTCCAGGCTGAAGCCGCTCACCATGACGCAGATCGCCGATGCCGTCGGCGTGCACGAGACCACCGTGAGCCGCGCCATCGCGAACAAATACATCAAGACCCCGCATGGTGTATTTGAGTTCAAGTATTTCTTCACCCCCGGCTATCAATCCGAAGGCGGCGCGTCCGTGTCCAACACCAGCGTGAAGGAAATGATCAACGAGCTCATCTCGACCGAGGATCGGGCGAAGCCGCTGAGCGACCAGGACCTGGTGGTCAAGTTGCAGGAAAAGGGCATCAACATCGCCCGCCGCACCGTGGCGAAATACCGCGAGGAACTCGGCCTCCTCCCCAGCAACCTCCGTCGCGAATACGCGTGA
- a CDS encoding tagaturonate epimerase family protein yields MSAINQFLLQNNLRIASNPCVSPDFCLDWPALAAKLASASADVREWPKSRFATAAGQWTLLEDGVTGDCAWKLKPGSGIAASAAAKALAEGRPLDGGAVVFPATFANLLVLKNLIQEHNPASAIFPTASQKLGQSTLGIGARFTTLHWPAVEWAMGALGVGMTANQNSIPRELVYDVDAMLAGSLDTVPFPFIGTNVPEGHQGQSVEGMSHGCVLSKLRTGFHQRGIAWSFNADHQPIGGKFDAREDQLVTGCVLASYITFDLSPELAQTVVPTNAADWVAANVPADLVAKVRARVAAIGLRLDEAELSKLLAYVWPAMKKMKVRDEKYRAARERRFTTAAGREYLRELSIDELPGLTTPETTAIMLALCEALGMKINFIAPAFGFQKNMPYPDNAALRALIEKQWRVCEKFGTSIGFHSGSGKSAENYQVMGAVTGAHLEIKTSGRYTYEMGRALFASKNSADQALWRDWYQFTVGLALKGVFSADATEQKMARIFVTDALEKAGKPSDVFASEATVRAAIESLPPSPEHMFWFEYNFLHVLAAGGRAEKSALGDHSPAGYRQRARFYSVSDEGRLLYAKNVAAYIVFLAENTGLATKETCAAARAKLAAYATLDQLQSDIG; encoded by the coding sequence ATGAGCGCCATCAATCAGTTCCTCCTCCAAAACAACCTCCGCATCGCCAGCAATCCCTGCGTGTCGCCGGACTTCTGCCTCGACTGGCCCGCGCTGGCCGCGAAGCTCGCGTCCGCGTCTGCCGACGTGCGCGAATGGCCCAAGAGCCGCTTCGCCACCGCCGCCGGACAATGGACTCTGCTGGAGGACGGCGTGACGGGGGATTGCGCATGGAAACTCAAGCCCGGTTCCGGAATCGCGGCCTCCGCCGCGGCAAAGGCCCTCGCCGAAGGCAGGCCGCTCGACGGCGGCGCGGTCGTGTTTCCGGCGACCTTCGCGAACCTGCTCGTATTAAAAAACCTGATACAGGAGCACAATCCCGCCTCGGCCATTTTCCCGACGGCCTCGCAAAAGCTCGGGCAGAGCACGCTCGGCATCGGCGCGCGTTTCACCACGCTGCACTGGCCCGCCGTCGAGTGGGCGATGGGCGCGCTGGGGGTTGGCATGACCGCCAACCAGAACTCCATCCCCCGCGAGCTTGTCTATGACGTGGACGCGATGCTCGCCGGCTCGCTCGACACGGTGCCGTTCCCGTTCATCGGCACGAATGTGCCGGAGGGCCACCAGGGACAGAGCGTCGAGGGCATGAGCCACGGCTGCGTGCTGTCGAAGCTGCGCACCGGTTTCCACCAGCGCGGCATCGCCTGGAGCTTCAATGCTGACCATCAGCCCATCGGCGGGAAATTCGATGCGCGCGAGGACCAGCTCGTCACCGGCTGCGTGCTGGCGAGCTACATCACCTTCGACCTTTCGCCGGAGCTGGCCCAGACCGTCGTGCCGACCAATGCCGCCGACTGGGTCGCCGCCAATGTGCCGGCCGATCTGGTCGCGAAAGTGCGCGCGCGTGTCGCCGCCATCGGCCTGAGGCTGGATGAGGCGGAGCTGTCCAAGCTGCTCGCCTATGTCTGGCCCGCGATGAAAAAGATGAAGGTGCGCGACGAAAAGTATCGCGCCGCCCGCGAGCGGCGTTTCACCACCGCCGCCGGCCGCGAATATCTGCGCGAGTTGTCCATCGACGAACTGCCCGGCCTGACCACGCCCGAGACGACCGCGATCATGCTCGCGCTTTGCGAGGCGCTCGGCATGAAAATCAATTTCATCGCCCCCGCGTTCGGGTTCCAGAAAAACATGCCCTATCCGGACAACGCCGCGCTGCGAGCGCTCATCGAAAAGCAGTGGCGCGTGTGCGAGAAATTCGGCACGAGCATCGGCTTCCATTCCGGCTCGGGCAAGTCCGCCGAAAACTATCAGGTCATGGGGGCCGTCACCGGCGCGCACCTCGAAATCAAGACCAGCGGCCGCTACACCTACGAGATGGGCCGCGCGCTCTTCGCCTCGAAAAATTCCGCCGACCAGGCGCTCTGGCGCGACTGGTATCAGTTTACTGTCGGCCTCGCGCTCAAGGGCGTGTTCAGCGCCGACGCGACCGAGCAGAAGATGGCGCGCATCTTTGTGACCGATGCGCTCGAAAAGGCAGGGAAGCCGTCCGACGTGTTTGCGAGCGAGGCGACCGTGCGCGCCGCCATCGAGTCGCTGCCGCCGAGCCCGGAGCACATGTTCTGGTTCGAATACAACTTCCTCCACGTGCTCGCCGCCGGCGGCAGGGCGGAGAAGTCCGCGCTGGGCGACCACTCGCCCGCGGGCTACCGGCAGCGCGCGCGTTTCTATTCGGTGAGCGACGAAGGGCGCTTGCTCTACGCGAAGAACGTGGCCGCCTACATCGTGTTCCTGGCGGAAAACACCGGCCTCGCGACAAAGGAAACCTGCGCCGCCGCACGCGCGAAACTGGCCGCCTACGCCACGCTGGATCAGTTGCAGTCCGATATCGGCTGA
- a CDS encoding FG-GAP repeat domain-containing protein, protein MHHGPPTRDENRIPTRTDKNVRAALAALIVSILSLQSSAAAPSPVVLSGPEVVKLNWGTRALQAADIDGDGLRDIVVINNDRATIDILYQRKPGLASDGMPRALSQNRWEPVIEDSRFRKDSVVAGITVFDLAVGDLNGDGLADLAYTGAAQALTLRFQQKDGSWTERRIADAPAANQLVGSLKIIDLDRDGHNELVYLGQKELAIFRRLSGDRFGPPERHVLPDDNSHGLEFCDINGDGLTDIIYLCGNPRATMRVRLQTASGQFGPELAYEIKPSRCTLQVLAQSAGGRPASFAMAQDGTGQLEEFALKPQPSEPGSPPPMRPRVFSPRPGAKAPFAFASGNFTGAEAGPDIAVSDPDGAQVLLYPRQPDGGFTGAEKFPSLAEGRAIAAGDWDGDGRDELFVGSAREQAVGVARFADGRFSYPQPLPVAGRPIDLAFGDIAGDGRGILAVLMEDGGRRRIELWVRRSDDGAERLKTIEITGLKTDPRALRLVDANQDGLMDIAVFTPLDSMRLFTQNADTTLEFAEASAAAGFRRGLVDKLEASAFTVADIDGDGRAEMVVSSGGFARALRLGGGNDALTIVDQFNAAPGADITAALVLPGPGGDSDGDSARPLVVLYDRKAGEFQILRAGREGGVYAPAGSIKTGRIDIIGAEVIPRKGGAPESFVFGKDRFWWLPADKPDLAPATLGTHTTDLPEVSYADVIAGDLNNDGQLEIVCVDPVKNLIEVLARETDDRWKSMLHFKVFETDEHFQGRGGASFEPRETVIADVTGDGKNDLILLVHDRVLVYPQD, encoded by the coding sequence ATGCACCACGGACCGCCAACTCGCGACGAAAATCGCATCCCGACACGCACGGACAAAAATGTCCGCGCCGCCCTGGCCGCGCTCATTGTATCCATATTGTCATTACAATCGAGCGCCGCCGCCCCCTCACCGGTCGTTCTCTCCGGTCCCGAGGTGGTGAAACTCAACTGGGGCACCCGCGCGCTCCAGGCGGCCGACATCGACGGCGACGGGCTCCGCGACATCGTCGTCATCAACAACGATCGCGCCACCATCGACATCCTCTACCAGCGCAAACCCGGCCTGGCCTCCGACGGCATGCCGCGCGCGCTCAGCCAGAACCGCTGGGAACCCGTGATCGAGGATTCCCGTTTCCGTAAGGACTCGGTGGTCGCGGGCATCACCGTGTTCGATCTCGCGGTCGGCGACCTCAACGGCGACGGGCTCGCCGATCTCGCCTACACCGGCGCGGCGCAGGCGCTCACCCTTCGTTTCCAGCAAAAAGACGGTTCGTGGACGGAGCGCAGGATCGCCGACGCCCCCGCGGCCAACCAGCTGGTGGGCTCGTTGAAAATCATCGACCTCGATCGCGACGGGCACAACGAGCTTGTGTATCTCGGGCAGAAGGAACTCGCCATTTTCCGCCGGCTTTCCGGCGACCGCTTCGGCCCGCCCGAGCGCCATGTGCTGCCCGACGACAACAGCCACGGGCTCGAATTCTGCGACATCAACGGCGACGGGCTCACCGACATCATTTACTTGTGCGGCAACCCCCGCGCCACGATGCGCGTGCGCCTGCAAACCGCGTCGGGCCAGTTCGGCCCCGAGCTTGCCTACGAGATCAAACCCTCGCGCTGCACGCTGCAAGTCCTCGCCCAGTCGGCCGGCGGGCGGCCCGCCTCGTTTGCGATGGCGCAGGACGGCACCGGGCAGTTGGAGGAGTTTGCGCTCAAGCCGCAGCCGTCCGAGCCCGGCTCCCCTCCGCCCATGCGCCCGCGCGTGTTCAGCCCGCGTCCCGGGGCGAAAGCGCCCTTCGCCTTCGCGTCCGGCAATTTCACCGGCGCGGAGGCCGGCCCCGACATCGCGGTGTCCGATCCCGACGGCGCGCAGGTGCTGCTGTATCCGCGCCAGCCTGACGGCGGCTTCACCGGCGCGGAAAAATTTCCCTCGCTCGCCGAGGGGCGCGCCATCGCCGCGGGCGACTGGGATGGCGACGGGCGCGACGAGCTCTTCGTCGGCAGCGCCCGCGAGCAGGCCGTCGGCGTCGCCCGTTTCGCGGACGGACGTTTTTCCTATCCGCAGCCGCTGCCCGTCGCCGGCCGGCCGATCGACCTCGCCTTCGGCGACATCGCGGGCGACGGACGCGGCATCCTCGCCGTGCTGATGGAGGACGGCGGCAGGCGCCGCATCGAATTGTGGGTCCGCCGGAGCGACGACGGCGCCGAACGGCTCAAAACCATTGAAATCACCGGCCTGAAAACCGACCCGCGGGCGTTGCGCCTCGTGGATGCGAACCAGGACGGGTTGATGGATATCGCCGTCTTCACGCCGCTCGACTCGATGCGTCTTTTCACGCAAAACGCCGACACCACGCTGGAGTTTGCCGAGGCATCAGCCGCCGCCGGGTTCCGGCGCGGACTGGTCGACAAGCTCGAGGCGTCCGCGTTCACGGTTGCCGACATCGATGGCGATGGCCGCGCCGAAATGGTCGTCAGCAGCGGCGGCTTCGCCCGCGCCCTCCGGCTTGGCGGCGGCAATGACGCGCTCACCATCGTCGATCAATTCAACGCCGCGCCCGGCGCCGACATCACCGCCGCGCTTGTGCTGCCCGGGCCGGGCGGCGATTCCGATGGCGATTCCGCGCGTCCGCTGGTCGTGCTCTACGACCGCAAGGCGGGCGAATTTCAAATTCTCCGGGCCGGGCGCGAGGGCGGCGTGTATGCTCCCGCCGGCTCGATCAAAACGGGCAGGATCGACATCATCGGCGCGGAAGTCATCCCGCGCAAAGGCGGGGCGCCGGAGAGCTTTGTTTTCGGCAAGGATCGTTTCTGGTGGCTGCCTGCGGACAAACCCGACCTCGCGCCGGCCACGCTCGGCACGCACACGACGGATTTGCCGGAAGTGAGCTATGCCGACGTGATCGCGGGCGACTTAAACAACGACGGGCAGCTCGAAATTGTGTGTGTGGACCCGGTCAAGAACCTGATCGAGGTTTTGGCCCGCGAAACCGACGACCGGTGGAAAAGCATGCTGCACTTCAAGGTGTTCGAGACCGACGAGCATTTCCAAGGGCGCGGCGGCGCATCCTTCGAGCCACGGGAAACCGTGATCGCGGATGTGACCGGCGACGGCAAAAACGATCTCATCCTCCTCGTCCACGACCGGGTGCTGGTGTATCCGCAGGACTGA
- a CDS encoding trypsin-like peptidase domain-containing protein — protein sequence MTSPRRNRSFSSRRARVRAAAFVLTASACIVLSAATALALGTVKLKSGASIQGDIIAERPDRVIVDLGFQVLTVPRDEIAALIAESPPEGGAADAAGAGDGGDFFRTAPGQPALSVRENVERVGEAVVQIRTPTGLGSGFIIHPAGYVITNAHVISGEYAISVTLFRRSVAGLQKVAYNKVRIVALDPRLDLALLKIEEPASAAEPAFPTVPLGDSNALTEGQTVFAIGSPLGLDRTVSQGIISSRNRPFDGQLYIQTTTQLNPGNSGGPLFNLRGEVAGVNNMKPMRAGIEGLNFAIPSAVVKNFLLNRDAFAFDARNPNSGFRYIEPPRPMKKNAQDAAPQPAPATETSAP from the coding sequence ATGACCAGCCCCCGCCGCAACCGCAGTTTTTCCAGCCGCCGCGCGCGCGTCCGTGCCGCGGCCTTCGTGCTGACGGCGTCCGCCTGCATCGTCCTTTCGGCCGCGACCGCCCTCGCGCTCGGGACCGTCAAGTTGAAGAGCGGCGCGTCCATCCAGGGCGACATCATCGCGGAGCGTCCCGACCGCGTGATCGTCGATCTCGGCTTCCAGGTGCTCACCGTGCCGCGCGACGAGATCGCCGCGCTCATCGCGGAGAGCCCGCCCGAAGGCGGCGCGGCGGATGCCGCGGGCGCGGGCGACGGCGGCGATTTTTTCCGCACCGCGCCCGGCCAGCCCGCGCTTTCCGTGCGGGAAAACGTGGAGCGGGTCGGCGAGGCCGTCGTGCAAATCCGCACGCCCACCGGACTCGGCTCCGGCTTCATCATCCATCCCGCCGGCTACGTCATCACCAACGCGCACGTCATCTCCGGCGAATACGCGATCTCGGTCACGCTATTCCGGCGCTCCGTCGCGGGGCTGCAAAAAGTCGCCTACAACAAGGTGCGCATCGTCGCGCTCGACCCGCGCCTCGACCTCGCGCTGTTGAAAATCGAGGAGCCCGCCTCGGCCGCCGAACCGGCGTTTCCCACGGTGCCGCTCGGCGACTCCAACGCGCTCACCGAGGGCCAGACCGTGTTTGCCATCGGCAGCCCGCTCGGGCTCGACCGCACCGTGTCGCAGGGCATCATCAGCTCGCGCAACCGTCCCTTTGACGGCCAGCTCTACATCCAGACCACCACGCAGCTCAATCCCGGCAACTCCGGCGGCCCGCTCTTCAACCTGCGCGGCGAGGTGGCCGGCGTGAACAACATGAAACCCATGCGCGCCGGCATCGAGGGCCTCAACTTCGCGATCCCCTCCGCCGTGGTGAAAAACTTCCTGCTCAACCGCGACGCCTTCGCCTTCGACGCCCGCAACCCGAACTCCGGTTTCCGCTACATCGAGCCGCCGCGCCCCATGAAGAAAAACGCGCAGGACGCCGCCCCGCAACCCGCGCCGGCAACGGAGACATCCGCTCCCTGA
- a CDS encoding 3-deoxy-D-arabino-heptulosonate 7-phosphate synthase, whose product MILPKASRLTPEQLAEVTQIVGAFGCHIQPIIGAVRSIYAIVGDERDELMINRLEGLDYIERVDQIQSPHKLMDRRSDLASHRIKVGGVRAGEELLVIAGHCTIDPKNPNLFYETAQAVKEAGAHSLRGGVWKPRTNPYSFQGDNKSLDILMEAHRRTGLPVDAEVMDEHQLRLALDAGVHMLQVGARNGLNYSLLRAIGHAVAEHDTVVLLKRGLHMGPLNEFISAAEYIVAFGNPNILLCPRGTSPALDGYRNHPDESITPLLKEKTWAPVVVDPSHSVGKASYVPACALAAVAYGADGLCIETHIAPSKGIGDDPKQAVTPDVLAALIRDAKQLWALRHPQPAKAVA is encoded by the coding sequence ATGATCCTTCCCAAAGCCAGCCGCCTCACGCCCGAGCAACTTGCCGAAGTCACGCAAATCGTCGGCGCTTTTGGCTGCCACATCCAGCCCATCATCGGCGCGGTCCGCAGCATTTATGCCATCGTGGGGGATGAGCGCGACGAGCTCATGATCAATCGTCTGGAGGGGCTCGACTACATCGAACGCGTCGACCAGATCCAATCGCCGCACAAGCTCATGGACCGGCGATCCGATCTCGCGTCGCACCGCATCAAGGTCGGCGGCGTGCGCGCGGGCGAGGAACTGCTCGTCATCGCGGGCCATTGCACGATCGATCCCAAAAATCCGAATCTCTTCTACGAAACCGCGCAGGCGGTGAAGGAGGCCGGCGCGCACTCCCTCCGCGGCGGCGTATGGAAACCGCGCACCAATCCGTATTCCTTTCAGGGCGACAACAAATCCCTCGACATCCTCATGGAGGCGCACCGCCGCACGGGTCTGCCAGTGGACGCCGAGGTGATGGACGAGCACCAGCTTCGCCTCGCGCTCGATGCGGGCGTGCACATGCTGCAAGTGGGCGCGCGCAACGGCCTGAACTACTCCCTCCTCCGCGCCATCGGCCACGCCGTGGCCGAGCATGACACCGTGGTGCTCCTCAAACGCGGCCTGCACATGGGCCCGCTCAACGAATTCATCTCGGCCGCCGAATACATCGTCGCGTTCGGCAACCCCAACATCCTCCTCTGCCCGCGCGGCACCTCCCCGGCGCTCGACGGCTACCGCAACCATCCCGACGAATCCATCACGCCGCTGCTCAAGGAAAAAACCTGGGCGCCCGTCGTGGTCGATCCCTCTCACTCCGTGGGCAAGGCCTCCTACGTGCCCGCCTGCGCCCTCGCCGCCGTGGCGTATGGCGCCGACGGGCTTTGCATCGAGACGCACATCGCGCCGAGCAAGGGCATCGGCGACGACCCGAAGCAGGCCGTCACGCCCGACGTGCTCGCGGCGCTCATCCGCGACGCGAAACAACTCTGGGCGCTCCGCCACCCGCAACCGGCCAAAGCCGTCGCATGA
- a CDS encoding 23S rRNA (adenine(2030)-N(6))-methyltransferase RlmJ, producing the protein MNYRHRFHAGNFADVAKHALLVQLLRGLQRKEKGFLYLDTHAGCGGYDLHAAARGDSLAREPEHPAGIGRLADCDGSGAESDPISGYAALVRRFDREARGTPPDGADAVTGGTDIRFYPGSPALARLLLRPQDRMALCEKHPAEFAALREQLGRARRVSLHEMDGYTAIRAMLPPPEKRALVLIDPPFEEREEFARITEALAGGVRRAPGATFAVWYPLTERARADAFLDEIAAGGAAPAFAAELTVAGEDSPLRMRGCGVAVLNPPWQVDRVIAPMMRRLAALLAQGDGGAGGLRWITPEE; encoded by the coding sequence ATGAACTACCGCCATCGTTTTCACGCGGGAAACTTCGCCGATGTCGCGAAGCATGCGCTGCTCGTGCAATTGCTGCGCGGCCTCCAGCGCAAGGAGAAGGGTTTTCTTTATCTCGACACCCACGCCGGTTGCGGCGGCTACGACCTGCACGCGGCGGCGCGCGGCGACTCGCTGGCCCGCGAACCCGAACACCCGGCGGGCATCGGCAGGCTGGCGGACTGCGATGGTTCAGGCGCGGAATCCGATCCGATCTCCGGATACGCTGCGCTTGTCCGGCGGTTTGACCGCGAGGCGCGCGGAACGCCGCCGGACGGCGCAGACGCCGTCACGGGCGGCACGGACATCCGTTTCTACCCCGGCTCGCCCGCGCTGGCGCGCCTGTTGCTCAGGCCGCAGGATCGCATGGCGCTGTGCGAAAAACACCCGGCGGAGTTCGCCGCGCTGCGCGAGCAGCTCGGGCGCGCGAGGCGCGTGTCATTGCACGAGATGGACGGCTACACGGCCATCCGGGCGATGCTGCCGCCGCCGGAAAAGCGCGCACTGGTGCTGATCGACCCGCCGTTCGAGGAACGCGAAGAGTTTGCCCGCATCACCGAGGCGCTGGCCGGGGGCGTGCGGCGCGCGCCGGGGGCGACGTTTGCGGTGTGGTATCCGCTGACGGAACGCGCCCGGGCGGATGCGTTTCTCGATGAAATCGCGGCGGGCGGCGCGGCGCCGGCCTTCGCGGCGGAGCTGACCGTGGCGGGCGAGGACTCGCCCCTGCGGATGCGCGGGTGCGGCGTGGCCGTGCTCAATCCGCCGTGGCAGGTCGACCGCGTGATTGCGCCGATGATGCGCCGGCTGGCGGCATTGCTGGCGCAAGGGGACGGCGGCGCGGGCGGGTTGCGCTGGATCACGCCCGAGGAATAA
- a CDS encoding NUDIX hydrolase, whose product MQAASPAASGAARTPPGPAQRDDEVFDVVNERDEVTGQATRGEVHARKLFHRAVHVLARGADGRVFLQKRSLAKDTSPGRWDSSCSGHVDAGEDYAAAAVRELREEIGAHIAGPEHLTPLFKLSPHAQNGWEFVSVYWIRHDGPFELNPAEIERGEWWTPGDVTRAIAAQPGDFSSTFRMAWERFAQVTSAK is encoded by the coding sequence ATGCAAGCCGCCTCTCCCGCCGCCTCTGGCGCGGCCAGGACGCCGCCCGGCCCGGCGCAGCGTGACGACGAGGTTTTCGACGTGGTCAACGAACGCGACGAGGTCACCGGCCAGGCCACGCGCGGGGAGGTCCACGCCCGGAAACTGTTTCACCGCGCCGTGCATGTGCTGGCGCGGGGGGCGGACGGACGGGTGTTCCTGCAAAAGCGGTCGCTGGCGAAGGACACCTCGCCGGGCCGGTGGGATTCGTCCTGTTCCGGGCACGTCGATGCGGGCGAGGATTACGCGGCGGCGGCGGTGCGGGAACTGCGCGAGGAAATCGGCGCGCATATCGCCGGCCCGGAACACCTGACGCCGTTGTTCAAGCTTTCGCCCCACGCGCAAAACGGCTGGGAATTCGTATCCGTTTACTGGATTCGCCACGACGGGCCGTTCGAGCTGAATCCGGCCGAGATCGAGCGCGGCGAGTGGTGGACGCCCGGGGATGTGACGCGCGCCATCGCGGCGCAGCCGGGGGATTTCTCGAGCACGTTTCGGATGGCGTGGGAGCGCTTCGCGCAAGTAACAAGTGCCAAGTAA